The following is a genomic window from Miscanthus floridulus cultivar M001 chromosome 14, ASM1932011v1, whole genome shotgun sequence.
gtacgtgtatataattatcctcacatgtaacttatatttatatacagattccagatgtcagagctccaaagaatacaagacaccagtgttggcttcattgatccttatatcgtattcaaaaccgatattattatcaaggagcactgggtatctgaaacacagacgaatatcatgaagttcttcatgaagcagcacgacaagacaacaatacttttcccgtacaactttgagtaagtgttaataataatgtagtctacacattttatgtaatatcaatacaacttatatgcatgtacgtgtgtgtataaaccaatgcaggtttcactggatactcattgtcattgagttaaactcaagtcagttagtaatcttggactcattgagaaaagagcgagcactataccaagatatgatagacattatctaggggtaatttcgatctctcgcgcacaactattattgaatagactttgccataatttattaatgatcgtacattattggtcgcacagggtttggaaagagtttattcgacaacaccgcaaggattgcaaggcaccacttaatgtagttgaaataccagtaagttgtactatatatacttccccacgtgtttaattactatatcgtacttcaatttatgtgtgagatgatgagaataatcttcttctcgtacagtggtgtttgcggcaggaaccaggtaataacttgtgtggatactacgtttgtgaatttatcactgcatacataaaaagaactcctgaagatgtcctcagagtacgtatatatcaatttttatttatttttaaatgaatatatatatatatatatatgtattaatacttttccttttatttcaaatgcaagactgaatggttgaaacgaagggtcatgcaaaaagaccatctgaaagcagttcaagagtcaatagcaggatatcttctagaaaaaatgctaaatcccaacggcgagttctactttgatctaaggaactaatgatgtaaattaaatgtttattgatatcgttattttcgagaacaagattatgaaagtgttgtatatatacatatatatctataatatatatagtttcatactttattcgaatataataatgctcgagatgagaattagatgtaattatatgcgtgcgtatatttatattagcagcgtagaatacgtacataaaaacatattatatattgaacaaatatgtgtaactgaactgaaaacaaattaaacaaaaaaaaaagaaaaagaaaaggaacctttagtcccggttggggttaccaactaggactaaagggtgcggccaggtttactcggctggagggcctttagtcccggttggtaacaccaatcggaactaaaggtccctctttagtcccggctcgatgatccgggactgaaggttccacctttagtcctgggatcgTTGTCTCGGCGcggtaaccaggactaaaggccgttaccacccgggacaacaagtccattctgtaatAGTATACGTATGAACAAATGCGAACATTTATGGATCTTTTTCTGTCTTAAAAGCGGAGTTTTAGCAAAAGTATAGAAGATAGTACAATTAGGGCCACAACAGGGCTAGGCGCCGGAAAGTTCTAGCATGTTCTAGAGGAGATCGAGTAGATTGCAAGCTAGCAATAGATATGCATGGATGCCTACTGTCGGTCTGAACATCAGAACATGTACGTGGCTTGTGCGTTTTATGCTTGGCTAGCTCACTAACCGGTCGCTTCTAAGACCAGGCATGTAGCCATCATCCGTCGTCTATCTTAATCCATTAGCTAGCATGCACACAAACAACTGTTGAAACAAGCAACAAAAGAAATCAATTAAGGGACTCCACGGAAAAGGTTTGGCAAAAGGCTAGCTATATATGCTGGGTTGGTAGGTTAGTAAAGTCATGTTTGTATCGATCTAGATCTCGATTGGGCCCCGTATCAAGTATTAGTACTACAAACCAGTCACATGTTTCTTGGCAATCTCCGTGTCGATCTTCTCCTGTTTCTGGATTTGGAGAAGTTGCCGATCCAGTAGTCAATTATACTTGACGTACGTACAGACAGGAAAAACAAGTTGTTTAGCTTGTTTTTTGCTGCCCAAAACATCAACTAGACATGACTTGAGCTAGTATTAAGCCACTCATGTGATCAATAATAAATAGAGCAGTTCAAGGCTCCTCTGAGCCCTAGAGTACGTTCGGTAGAGATCCAAATTCTATTAATTAGAAACATTTTGGACCCATATTCCCTCAAAAAATATTTCGGACGATAAATAGTCAATCAAAAAAATGTTCTTTCATATAAAATGAAAacatgtttttatttttttaactttTTGTGAGCAAAGAACGGCTTAAATACAActtgttttaatttgttgcaCTTAAAAGGATTAATTGAAAAAATATGACGCGAAAACGAAGATTCAGAGTCGATTGGTTAAATTATTCTTGAACACAGGGATAAATTAGCTCCAAATTAAACCGTAGTTAGCAACAAAACCTAGATCAGGCGCCGATTGGGTAATTAGCTAGCTTGGAGACACAGACACTAGACTTAAAAGCATGGATATCGTATTGACAAAAGTAGAGTTGTGCAAGCGTCATGCAGTCGTCATTTTGGTGGCTCAAAAAAAGCTACAGCTTTCAAGAATTGAGCTGTACGGTCTACGGTTCGGTTGGATACTTGGATAGGCTGTTGCGCCATGCGTCCATACGTATTGGAGCTACAGTATGTAGGGTACAGCACGAATCCTTCAACATCATGCATGTACTACTCTGTATAtacatacatatcctaatagcaGCAAGACTGAACATTTAACGGTAATGCTAGGCGTCTTACGTCCGACACGAGCAAATCGTCGGACACTCCCGTATGCCCACCGTCTCGTTGTTTGCGCTTTTACTCCGCCGCTCGCTCTGCCGGTGAgtttatctaaaaaaaatcatCCATCCTTATCCCTTCCGCTTCCTCCTTCCCTGTCGCCTTGCAGCTGCCCAGTCTTGGATGTAGACGCGCACTCCCCTCGCTGTTGCCGCACGCCCCATCCACCGCCGCCGCTACCGGAAACAGTGACTTGTCATGTGCcgcagacacttggcaaagacaaaaaaaacactcggcaaaggctttgccgagtgtaacactcggcaaacagcacacgacatctacagtgtcggcaaacagctatttgccgagtgttttttatcgcacactcggcaaatggtttaccgagtgtcaaatttgacactcggcaaaaaaaagtggTTTGCCCCCTCCCATCGCGCGCTGGTACTCGTGGTGCTCGCTCCGCACGTCGCACGCGCCGCCCGCCCAGCTGATCCAAGCCcgttgctggtggtggtggtgctcgcgcgcgcCACTGGTGCTGGATGCTAGTGGTGCTCGCGTGCTACCACTCGCCGCCGGCTCCCAGCCCCGGCACCCAGAATTGATCGGCACAAGCGcccccctcccctatgttgcaaatatatgtttcagttgtttcagatgtttcagaggtatgttgcaggtgtttctatggatgttgcaaaagtagatcggggatattgcacatgttgcatatgttacaagttTTTCAAagacatgttgcaagagttttctcaaaatgtttcatctgttccaaacatatgttgcaagcattttgatttggatgttgcatatgtttcacacatatgttgcaatagtatgtccgaaatgtttcatctgttctagTCTTCCCTTgcagtaagtgttttcatgttacaACTTGCTAGTGTTTTATCtggttgttgcatatgttttcacatatatgttgcaagtgtattttctagatgtttcatctgttttaaatgtatgttgcatgtgtttcatgtTGTTCTGAGAGTTAGGGGTGAGGGGAAGTGATGGTGGCACAGCACGGGCACCGAGGAATGGGCGCGGCAAGCCGGTGGCCGGCGGACATGGCGCACGGCGCTCTTGGGGGTGGTGGTCGGGGGCACGACGGTGCGGGGTGCGCCTGCTGGGCGGATCGAATCGAGGCGGACGGGGCTGATGTTGCGACCGAGTTGTACGGACGCGACGACGGCGTGATGCGCATGCGGGCAGGACGAATTAGCGGACGAGGAGCAGGTTGTGCAGGTACGCGCAGGAAACGACCGTCCGACGGAATCCTACCTCGTCGGACATCCGGGCGCCAGCACATCCCAACAATTAATGTAGGTAGGACGTTCCTCTTGAATACTCTAATCATAGACAAAAACTATACCAAATTCTCAAGGACATTCTTCCGTAGACTCAGAAGAAACCGAGCTCTGTAGTGTTTCAATAAGCCCGATCCAATAAGATGTTTATATGCTACCGATCCACTTGCTTAATTAGATACGTTATATACACTCCACAGTCCACACGCCATGAACCCAACAGAGCCTAATGGATAATCCTAGTACCTACGTATGTTGCTCAGCTAACTACGCCACCTCCGGGCTCCGGCACCGGCAGCAGATGTGCATCTAGCGTCAGCCGTGCATGCGCGCGCGCGCTCCCGCGTGGCCTCCAAATCAATGGATCGACCTTGTCCTTGCGTCCACCCCACCGCATCCTCCCTGTCCCTGGACCTCCTGCCGGCCTACGTTCCCTCTCCGGTCGATCTCCACCACAGCGCCGGGCGCTGGCTGGCTGGCTCACACTCGCGAACAGCCACCCCCTTGCCCCTTCATCTCTTGCCTTCCGGACAACCTCGTCTCCCGCGCTCACGCAACCACCCCTTGATCTCCACAGCCATGGCGACATCACGCCGCCACGCGCATACACTGGCCGCGTATAAATGCACCGCACTAACGCACCCCTATGGATCATTGCATCTCCATCGAACCTTGAAATAAACAGACATTCAAAGCTCGAACCTTGAAATTAAGTAAGGGATCGATCGATCGGCAGACCAATGGACGTCTCCGACCGGTCGGTGCGGCTGACCATCGAGGCGCAGCCGAGCGACCCGCCAGCGGGTGCCCCGGGGTTCATGGCGGCGGCAACGCCGTTCGAGCCGCAGCTCTCGGACTCGCCCCCGCGCCCGAGCGTGGcggccgacgacgacgacaacaacgaggCGTCGTGCAGCGCGCGGGTGCGGCTGGACccggacgacgacggcgcggcggGGCCCGAGCGCCGGCTCACGCTGCTGGCGCTGCGGCTCGCCGTGCTGGAGAAGACGGCCAGCGGGCTGGGCGCGCTGGGCTTCATCTGGGCCACCGTCGTGCTCCTCGGTGGCTTCGCCATCACGCTGGAGCGGGTCGACTTCTGGTGCGTCACCGTCATCCTCCTCGTCGAGGGCGTGCGCATCTTCAGCCGCAGCCACGAGCTGGAGTGGCAGCACCAGGCCACGTGGTCGCTCTCGCTCAGTGCCGCGGGAAGGTCCAGCGTCCGACTCGTCGCGCGATCCTTCCGCTTCGTCTTCCGCAAGGGTGCCGGCTGCGGGACGAGCGGGAAGGCGGCCGGCGGAGCCGCCTCCTCGGCAGCGTCCTGCAGCAGCCACGTCGGCCGGAGCGGATGCGGATGCGGCTGGCCCTGGatgagctggagctggagcttcCTGTCGGGCCACGTCGGGCGGCTGTTCTACTGGCTGCAGCTCGCCTCCGCGACGGCGTGCGTGGTGCTGTCCGGGGTGCGCCTCGCCAGGCAGGACTTCGGGGAGGCCGTGGACGCGCGGACGAACCGGCGGTCGGCACTCGACATCTTCTACGGCCTGGCGCTGGCCGAGGCGCTGCTGTTCCTGGCCGAGAAGGCGGCGTGGGAGTGGGAGGTCAGCCACGGCCGCCTGCTGGAGCGCGTCGCCgccgagtgcctcctcgcggGCGCGCCGGGGCTCCTCGCCATCCGCCGCTTCTTCTACGACGCCTACTCGCGGTGCGTCGAGGGGAGCATCTTCGACGGCCTCCGCATGGACCTCGTGTCCTTCGCCGAGGAGCTCATCGTGGGGGGATCCCACGACGAGCAGCGCATCGGCGCGGGCATCCTCGTCAACGTTGCCACCAGCCCGCGGCTCGGGGACGCCGCGTTACGCCGCGTCTGCACGTCCCCCGCCGTCGTGGAGCGCCTCGTGGAGATGCTCAGCTGGACGTGCCCCGCCGAGCGCGGCGCGCGGGCGTCCGCCGCGCTCGTCGTGTCCAAGCTCGCCAGCAAGAAGCGCAACGCGCTCCGCGTCGCGGGGGTTCCCGGCGCCATCGAGTCCGTGTCGTCGCTGCTCTACGCCGCCGACGAGGAGTGCAACCTCctcggcctcctcatcatcaagAAGCTCGCGCGCGACCACGACAACTGCAGCAAGATCGGCACCGCCCGCGGCCTGCTCGACAAGATCATCGACTTCTCAGCCATTGGCTTCACAGGACCCACCGCCACGTTCGTCATGATGGCCCCCGCGCGCGCCAAGGCCGTGCAGCGGTCGCTGCAGGTGATCAAGATGCTCGCCGAGACCACAGGCAGCACCGGGAAGCAGCTGAGGCGGGAGGTGGCGGAGATCGTGTTCACGGTGAGCAACATCCGCGCCGTGCTCCGGCACGCGCCCGCCGCCCACGTCGGGCTGCGGCGGCTCGGCGCCGAGGTGCTGACGCGCCTCGCCATGGACGCGGACGCGCGCGAGCGGATCGGTGGCACGGGCGGAATCGTCCCGCTCCTGCTCGACATGTTCCTCCGGCCCAGCGGAGGCTCCTCCTCCGACGACGAGGCCGCCGCCGACTTCGCTCGGGTCGAGGCCGGCGAGGCGCTCGCCATGCTGGCTCTCGAGAGCCCGCGCAACTGCGAGCGCATCCTCAGAGCCGGCGGCACCTCGATCTCGgccaccacatccaccaccaccaccgtggaCAGCCTCGTCGACGCACTTGGGGACGCCGCGATCGGCGTCGAGGCGGGTAGGATCCTGACGAACCTCTGCGCGTACACCGGCCGGAGCAGCGAGTGGTTCCCGCAGCTCCGGCGCGCGACGCGCGGCGCGGCCACGGTGCTCCGGGACGTGGCCACCGTCAACGAGTCAAAGCCGCTGGAGGTCTCGCTGGGTTTCGTGGCTCAGCTGGTGAGGCTGATGGGCCCGCACGAGGTGGCCCACCACTTCGTCAACGCCGGGGTCAGCGAGGCGGACCTGGTCAGCCCGCTGGTCAGCGTGCTGGCGACCTACGCCTGCCCTTCGATCAAGGCGCCGCGGATCCGAAGGTTCACGGTCGAGCTCGTTATCGCGCTGCTGACGGCGCCGCCGGCGAGGGAGAGGTGGCTGATCGCCGAGGCGATGGCCGCGGCGGGGATGCGCGCGGAGCTGCGGCGCGTGGCGGAGACGACGTCGGAACTGGAGTGCTTCCACGTGTTCTCCGGCAGCGCTGGGCTGAGCAGGCACGCCGTCGGGCTCGCCGCGCTCGTCGACAGGGCGCTGGAGCTCATGGGCACCGTCGCCGAAGCTGATCGAGCCCCCACGTGTGACAACTGACAAGTGTGCGTGCGTGTGACTGTGTGTTGATGTTGCGTACGGGCAAGAAGCTGAGGAACTTGTTGAGTGTGTACAGGGATTCTTGGATGAATTTCAAAGGCATAAAGAGAGTACTATTTCATTCGTTGGTTTTTTTGCATGTAATTACGTGACTAATGACTGGGTTAATAATGGATGAGATGGGTTCGTCAATCCTGACTCTTGTTCCtgcttatctttttttttctttttggtgcAAGTGTCATGTTTCTTTTGCGCTAATTCTGTTCTGCGTGGAATGAAGCTTGAAGCGGGTGGAGACGCACAGTTTGCAAGACGTGCAAGGAACAGAAAGGGATGCACTAAGATTCAGATGTCATGGCAGCATGGATCATAATATCTTTTTAAAGAAGTGGGGAAGGGGACTTGGTGCCGCAGGTGCACCGTGGACACCACTTCTGTGTTGTGAGATCTGAGATTTATTTTCTACTTCTGTGTAACTAGTAGCAGGTGCACCGTGGACACCGatagccctgttcgcttctcttataatccgtctttttcagtcagaacagtgtttttctctcacaacaaatcagctggaacagtattttggcttgtttt
Proteins encoded in this region:
- the LOC136505758 gene encoding uncharacterized protein — its product is MDVSDRSVRLTIEAQPSDPPAGAPGFMAAATPFEPQLSDSPPRPSVAADDDDNNEASCSARVRLDPDDDGAAGPERRLTLLALRLAVLEKTASGLGALGFIWATVVLLGGFAITLERVDFWCVTVILLVEGVRIFSRSHELEWQHQATWSLSLSAAGRSSVRLVARSFRFVFRKGAGCGTSGKAAGGAASSAASCSSHVGRSGCGCGWPWMSWSWSFLSGHVGRLFYWLQLASATACVVLSGVRLARQDFGEAVDARTNRRSALDIFYGLALAEALLFLAEKAAWEWEVSHGRLLERVAAECLLAGAPGLLAIRRFFYDAYSRCVEGSIFDGLRMDLVSFAEELIVGGSHDEQRIGAGILVNVATSPRLGDAALRRVCTSPAVVERLVEMLSWTCPAERGARASAALVVSKLASKKRNALRVAGVPGAIESVSSLLYAADEECNLLGLLIIKKLARDHDNCSKIGTARGLLDKIIDFSAIGFTGPTATFVMMAPARAKAVQRSLQVIKMLAETTGSTGKQLRREVAEIVFTVSNIRAVLRHAPAAHVGLRRLGAEVLTRLAMDADARERIGGTGGIVPLLLDMFLRPSGGSSSDDEAAADFARVEAGEALAMLALESPRNCERILRAGGTSISATTSTTTTVDSLVDALGDAAIGVEAGRILTNLCAYTGRSSEWFPQLRRATRGAATVLRDVATVNESKPLEVSLGFVAQLVRLMGPHEVAHHFVNAGVSEADLVSPLVSVLATYACPSIKAPRIRRFTVELVIALLTAPPARERWLIAEAMAAAGMRAELRRVAETTSELECFHVFSGSAGLSRHAVGLAALVDRALELMGTVAEADRAPTCDN